The following proteins come from a genomic window of Phoenix dactylifera cultivar Barhee BC4 unplaced genomic scaffold, palm_55x_up_171113_PBpolish2nd_filt_p 000392F, whole genome shotgun sequence:
- the LOC103702797 gene encoding PGR5-like protein 1A, chloroplastic: MSQSAAPRRTLLPFGQHPPHLCRLRPEVMASEVWRSSLSPRLLPGSPLLFKPSPPPSSSCFRRSSLSAASLGLPSHQRRRVLVLRPRAADQQGQVQDGEVIDSKILPYCSLDKKAEKKTLGELEQEFLEALQSFYYDKKAIMSNEEFDNLKEELMWEGSSVVMLSPDEQKLLEASMAYAAGNPIMTDAEFDKLKSRLRKEGSGIVQEGPRCSLRTKKVYSDLTVDYFKMFLLNVPAAVIALTLFFFLDDLTGFEITHLLELPEPFSFIFTWFAALPFIFWLAQSLTNVVVKDFLILKGPCPNCGTENVSFFGSILSIPSGGSANSVKCSNCSTKLVYDSGTRLITLPEPTEA; the protein is encoded by the exons ATGTCCCAGTCCGCGGCTCCAAGAAGGACACTCCTTCCTTTTGGGCAGCACCCACCCCACCTTTGCCGTCTTCGACCAGAAGTTATGGCCTCAGAGGTCTGGCGATCTTCGCTCTCCCCTCGCCTCCTCCCcggatctcctctcctcttcaagccctctccccctccctcctcctcttgctTCCGGAGATCTTCTCTCTCTGCTGCTTCCCTTGGGCTTCCCTCTCACCAGCGGCGCAGGGTGCTCGTGCTGCGTCCCAGGGCCGCCGATCAGCAAG GTCAGGTTCAGGATGGTGAAGTTATTGATAGCAAAATCTTGCCATATTGCAGCTTAGATAAGAAGGCAGAGAAGAAGACGCTAGGAGAACTTGAACAGGAATTTCTAGAAGCACTACAA TCATTCTACTATGACAAAAAAGCAATAATGTCTAATGAGGAATTCGATAATCTCAAGGAAGAATTAATGTGGGAAGGAAGCAGTGTCGTCATGCTAA GTCCAGATGAACAAAAGCTTTTGGAAGCTTCGATGGCTTATGCAGCCGGAAATCCCATAATGACAGATGCTGAATTTGACAAACTGAAGTCGAGATTAAGG AAAGAAGGGAGCGGCATTGTACAAGAAGGCCCACGATGCAGTCTTCGTACCAAAAAG GTGTACAGTGACTTGACTGTTGACTACTTCAAGATGTTCTTATTAAATGTGCCAGCAGCTGTTATTGCTCTGACCTT GTTTTTCTTTCTAGATGATTTGACGGGTTTTGAAATTACACATCTGCTGGAG TTGCCAGAGCCCTTCAGTTTCATTTTCACATGGTTTGCTGCTTTACCTTTTATATTTTGGTTGGCCCAATCACTCACTAATGTCGTCGTGAAAGACTTTTTGATCTTAAAG GGCCCTTGCCCAAACTGTGGCACAGAAAATGTTTCCTTCTTTGGAAGTATATTGTCCATACCTAGTGGTGGTTCCGCAAATAGTGTAAAATGCTCAAA TTGCAGCACTAAATTGGTTTACGACTCAGGAACACGCTTAATCACACTTCCAGAACCAACTGAAGCATAA
- the LOC103702796 gene encoding polygalacturonate 4-alpha-galacturonosyltransferase-like isoform X2, producing the protein MRPSKLPAASGGIQRSRGGVVAKLAVLHLLLLSFLSPLFFLAARGIRTSVVADWKGILHISSKPIVDWREQLAMQHMKSIFTKEVIDIISATRHDLGPWSLDSARKNYVSSSWRIGGQDEASQNLTISDAASDVAQNASRVEPENVAAAGDLLTIDKGVKDDSDGHQLLDNPVIVARRRLRERRRERRAFELVKQDDEELVKLENAAIQRSKGVNSAVLGKYSIWRKDNENENSDSTVRLMRDQMIMARVYSVIAKSKNKTDLYRELQNRLKESQSALGEANADSDLHHSASKRIKEMGQVLSKAREQLYDCKVVTQKLRAMLQLADTQVRSLKKQSTFLSQLAAKTIPNGIHCLSMHLSIAYYLLPPEKRKFQRSEKLDDPNLYHYALFSDNILAASVVVNSTIMNAKETEKHVFHLVTDKLNFGAMNMWFLLNPPGKATIHVENVDEFKWLNSSYCPVLRQLESAAMKEYYFKAGGHTTLSTGSSNLKYRNPKYLSMLNHLRFYLPQVYPKLNKILFLDDDIVVQKDLTALWSIDLKGKVNGAVETCGQSFHRFDKYLNFSNPHISRNFDPNACGWAYGMNMFNLNAWKKKDITGIYHKWQSLNENRALWKLGTLPPGLLTFYNLTHPLDKSWHVLGLGYNPSIDRSEIENAAVIHYNGNMKPWLEAAMTKYRRYWTKYIKYYHPYAKICNLSQ; encoded by the exons ATGCGCCCCTCCAAGCTCCCTGCCGCGTCCGGCGGGATCCAGAGGAGCCGCGGCGGCGTCGTCGCCAAACTCGCCgtgctccacctcctcctcctctcctttctctcGCCGCTGTTCTTCTTGGCGGCGCGTGGCATCCGCACATCCGTCGTGGCCG ATTGGAAGGGCATTCTACACATTTCAAGCAAGCCG ATTGTTGATTGGAGGGAACAATTGGCCATGCAACacatgaaatctatttttacaAAAGAG GTAATTGATATCATTTCTGCTACCAGACATGACTTAGGACCATGGAGTCTTGATTCGGCCAGAAAAAACTATGTGTCATCTTCATGGAGAATTGGTGGGCAGGATGAAGCTTCTCAGAATCTGACCATTTCAGAT GCAGCTTCAGATGTTGCACAAAATGCTTCCCGTGTCGAACCAGAAAATGTTGCTGCGGCTGGTGATTTGCTAACAATCGATAAAGGGGTTAAAGATGATTCTG ATGGACATCAACTTCTTGATAATCCAGTAATAGTTGCTCGACGG CGATTGAGAGAGAGAAGACGAGAAAGGAGAGCATTTGAGTTGGTTAAACAGGATGATGAAGAATTGGTGAAACTTGAAAATGCTGCCATTCAGCGCTCAAAGGGTGTAAACTCTGCAGTACTTGGAAAATATAGCATATGGAGGAAAGATAATGAGAATGAGAATTCTGATTCGACCGTAAGGTTGATGCGAGACCAAATGATCATGGCTAGGGTTTATTCAGTCATTGCTAAGTCGAAAAATAAGACAGATCTTTATCGGGAACTACAGAATCGGCTAAAGGAAAGTCAAAGTGCTCTTGGAGAAGCCAATGCTGATTCTGACCTCCATCACAG CGCATCCAAGAGAATAAAAGAAATGGGTCAAGTCTTGTCAAAAGCAAGAGAACAGTTGTATGACTGTAAGGTAGTGACTCAGAAGCTCAGAGCAATGCTTCAATTAGCAGATACACAGGTTAGGAGCTTAAAGAAACAGAGCACTTTCCTAAGCCAGTTGGCGGCAAAAACAATTCCCAATGGGATCCACTGCTTATCTATGCACTTAAGCATAGCTTACTATCTCCTCCCTCCAGAGAAAAGAAAGTTTCAAAGGAGTGAGAAATTGGATGATCCAAATCTTTACCATTATGCACTCTTTTCTGACAACATTTTAGCTGCATCAGTCGTTGTGAACTCAACCATCATGAATGCCAAG GAGACAGAGAAACATGTCTTCCATCTGGTTACTGATAAACTGAACTTTGGAGCCATGAACATGTGGTTTCTATTGAATCCACCTGGAAAAGCAACCATTCATGTTGAAAATGTGGATGAATTCAAATGGCTGAACTCATCATATTGTCCAGTTTTGCGGCAGCTTGAGTCTGCTGCGATGAAAGAATACTATTTCAAAGCTGGTGGTCATACAACTCTCTCTACAGGTTCTTCAAATTTAAAGTACCGGAACCCAAAATATCTTTCAATGCTAAATCATCTGAGGTTCTATCTCCCACAGGTTTATCCTAAATTGAATAAAATCTTGTTTCTGGATGATGACATTGTTGTTCAGAAGGATTTGACAGCTTTGTGGTCTATAGATCTAAAGGGAAAAGTAAATGGTGCCGTAGAGACTTGTGGCCAGAGTTTTCATCGGTTTGACAAATACCTCAACTTCTCAAACCCTCACATTTCCAGGAACTTTGATCCAAATGCTTGTGGCTGGGCCTATGGAATGAATATGTTTAATCTTAATGCttggaagaagaaagatattacTGGGATTTATCACAAGTGGCAGTCATTG AATGAGAACAGGGCTCTATGGAAACTTGGTACACTTCCTCCTGGACTTCTGACGTTCTACAATTTGACACATCCACTGGACAAGTCATGGCATGTTCTTGGGCTGGGGTATAATCCAAGCATTGATCGCTCGGAGATTGAGAATGCTGCTGTCATCCATTATAATGGGAATATGAAGCCTTGGTTGGAGGCTGCAATGACCAAGTACAGGCGTTACTGGACCAAATACATCAAATACTACCATCCATATGCCAAGATATGCAACCTTAGTCAATAG
- the LOC103702796 gene encoding polygalacturonate 4-alpha-galacturonosyltransferase-like isoform X1, whose product MRPSKLPAASGGIQRSRGGVVAKLAVLHLLLLSFLSPLFFLAARGIRTSVVADWKGILHISSKPIVDWREQLAMQHMKSIFTKEVIDIISATRHDLGPWSLDSARKNYVSSSWRIGGQDEASQNLTISDPIQAASDVAQNASRVEPENVAAAGDLLTIDKGVKDDSDGHQLLDNPVIVARRRLRERRRERRAFELVKQDDEELVKLENAAIQRSKGVNSAVLGKYSIWRKDNENENSDSTVRLMRDQMIMARVYSVIAKSKNKTDLYRELQNRLKESQSALGEANADSDLHHSASKRIKEMGQVLSKAREQLYDCKVVTQKLRAMLQLADTQVRSLKKQSTFLSQLAAKTIPNGIHCLSMHLSIAYYLLPPEKRKFQRSEKLDDPNLYHYALFSDNILAASVVVNSTIMNAKETEKHVFHLVTDKLNFGAMNMWFLLNPPGKATIHVENVDEFKWLNSSYCPVLRQLESAAMKEYYFKAGGHTTLSTGSSNLKYRNPKYLSMLNHLRFYLPQVYPKLNKILFLDDDIVVQKDLTALWSIDLKGKVNGAVETCGQSFHRFDKYLNFSNPHISRNFDPNACGWAYGMNMFNLNAWKKKDITGIYHKWQSLNENRALWKLGTLPPGLLTFYNLTHPLDKSWHVLGLGYNPSIDRSEIENAAVIHYNGNMKPWLEAAMTKYRRYWTKYIKYYHPYAKICNLSQ is encoded by the exons ATGCGCCCCTCCAAGCTCCCTGCCGCGTCCGGCGGGATCCAGAGGAGCCGCGGCGGCGTCGTCGCCAAACTCGCCgtgctccacctcctcctcctctcctttctctcGCCGCTGTTCTTCTTGGCGGCGCGTGGCATCCGCACATCCGTCGTGGCCG ATTGGAAGGGCATTCTACACATTTCAAGCAAGCCG ATTGTTGATTGGAGGGAACAATTGGCCATGCAACacatgaaatctatttttacaAAAGAG GTAATTGATATCATTTCTGCTACCAGACATGACTTAGGACCATGGAGTCTTGATTCGGCCAGAAAAAACTATGTGTCATCTTCATGGAGAATTGGTGGGCAGGATGAAGCTTCTCAGAATCTGACCATTTCAGAT CCGATTCAGGCAGCTTCAGATGTTGCACAAAATGCTTCCCGTGTCGAACCAGAAAATGTTGCTGCGGCTGGTGATTTGCTAACAATCGATAAAGGGGTTAAAGATGATTCTG ATGGACATCAACTTCTTGATAATCCAGTAATAGTTGCTCGACGG CGATTGAGAGAGAGAAGACGAGAAAGGAGAGCATTTGAGTTGGTTAAACAGGATGATGAAGAATTGGTGAAACTTGAAAATGCTGCCATTCAGCGCTCAAAGGGTGTAAACTCTGCAGTACTTGGAAAATATAGCATATGGAGGAAAGATAATGAGAATGAGAATTCTGATTCGACCGTAAGGTTGATGCGAGACCAAATGATCATGGCTAGGGTTTATTCAGTCATTGCTAAGTCGAAAAATAAGACAGATCTTTATCGGGAACTACAGAATCGGCTAAAGGAAAGTCAAAGTGCTCTTGGAGAAGCCAATGCTGATTCTGACCTCCATCACAG CGCATCCAAGAGAATAAAAGAAATGGGTCAAGTCTTGTCAAAAGCAAGAGAACAGTTGTATGACTGTAAGGTAGTGACTCAGAAGCTCAGAGCAATGCTTCAATTAGCAGATACACAGGTTAGGAGCTTAAAGAAACAGAGCACTTTCCTAAGCCAGTTGGCGGCAAAAACAATTCCCAATGGGATCCACTGCTTATCTATGCACTTAAGCATAGCTTACTATCTCCTCCCTCCAGAGAAAAGAAAGTTTCAAAGGAGTGAGAAATTGGATGATCCAAATCTTTACCATTATGCACTCTTTTCTGACAACATTTTAGCTGCATCAGTCGTTGTGAACTCAACCATCATGAATGCCAAG GAGACAGAGAAACATGTCTTCCATCTGGTTACTGATAAACTGAACTTTGGAGCCATGAACATGTGGTTTCTATTGAATCCACCTGGAAAAGCAACCATTCATGTTGAAAATGTGGATGAATTCAAATGGCTGAACTCATCATATTGTCCAGTTTTGCGGCAGCTTGAGTCTGCTGCGATGAAAGAATACTATTTCAAAGCTGGTGGTCATACAACTCTCTCTACAGGTTCTTCAAATTTAAAGTACCGGAACCCAAAATATCTTTCAATGCTAAATCATCTGAGGTTCTATCTCCCACAGGTTTATCCTAAATTGAATAAAATCTTGTTTCTGGATGATGACATTGTTGTTCAGAAGGATTTGACAGCTTTGTGGTCTATAGATCTAAAGGGAAAAGTAAATGGTGCCGTAGAGACTTGTGGCCAGAGTTTTCATCGGTTTGACAAATACCTCAACTTCTCAAACCCTCACATTTCCAGGAACTTTGATCCAAATGCTTGTGGCTGGGCCTATGGAATGAATATGTTTAATCTTAATGCttggaagaagaaagatattacTGGGATTTATCACAAGTGGCAGTCATTG AATGAGAACAGGGCTCTATGGAAACTTGGTACACTTCCTCCTGGACTTCTGACGTTCTACAATTTGACACATCCACTGGACAAGTCATGGCATGTTCTTGGGCTGGGGTATAATCCAAGCATTGATCGCTCGGAGATTGAGAATGCTGCTGTCATCCATTATAATGGGAATATGAAGCCTTGGTTGGAGGCTGCAATGACCAAGTACAGGCGTTACTGGACCAAATACATCAAATACTACCATCCATATGCCAAGATATGCAACCTTAGTCAATAG
- the LOC103702796 gene encoding polygalacturonate 4-alpha-galacturonosyltransferase-like isoform X4 has protein sequence MQHMKSIFTKEVIDIISATRHDLGPWSLDSARKNYVSSSWRIGGQDEASQNLTISDAASDVAQNASRVEPENVAAAGDLLTIDKGVKDDSDGHQLLDNPVIVARRRLRERRRERRAFELVKQDDEELVKLENAAIQRSKGVNSAVLGKYSIWRKDNENENSDSTVRLMRDQMIMARVYSVIAKSKNKTDLYRELQNRLKESQSALGEANADSDLHHSASKRIKEMGQVLSKAREQLYDCKVVTQKLRAMLQLADTQVRSLKKQSTFLSQLAAKTIPNGIHCLSMHLSIAYYLLPPEKRKFQRSEKLDDPNLYHYALFSDNILAASVVVNSTIMNAKETEKHVFHLVTDKLNFGAMNMWFLLNPPGKATIHVENVDEFKWLNSSYCPVLRQLESAAMKEYYFKAGGHTTLSTGSSNLKYRNPKYLSMLNHLRFYLPQVYPKLNKILFLDDDIVVQKDLTALWSIDLKGKVNGAVETCGQSFHRFDKYLNFSNPHISRNFDPNACGWAYGMNMFNLNAWKKKDITGIYHKWQSLNENRALWKLGTLPPGLLTFYNLTHPLDKSWHVLGLGYNPSIDRSEIENAAVIHYNGNMKPWLEAAMTKYRRYWTKYIKYYHPYAKICNLSQ, from the exons ATGCAACacatgaaatctatttttacaAAAGAG GTAATTGATATCATTTCTGCTACCAGACATGACTTAGGACCATGGAGTCTTGATTCGGCCAGAAAAAACTATGTGTCATCTTCATGGAGAATTGGTGGGCAGGATGAAGCTTCTCAGAATCTGACCATTTCAGAT GCAGCTTCAGATGTTGCACAAAATGCTTCCCGTGTCGAACCAGAAAATGTTGCTGCGGCTGGTGATTTGCTAACAATCGATAAAGGGGTTAAAGATGATTCTG ATGGACATCAACTTCTTGATAATCCAGTAATAGTTGCTCGACGG CGATTGAGAGAGAGAAGACGAGAAAGGAGAGCATTTGAGTTGGTTAAACAGGATGATGAAGAATTGGTGAAACTTGAAAATGCTGCCATTCAGCGCTCAAAGGGTGTAAACTCTGCAGTACTTGGAAAATATAGCATATGGAGGAAAGATAATGAGAATGAGAATTCTGATTCGACCGTAAGGTTGATGCGAGACCAAATGATCATGGCTAGGGTTTATTCAGTCATTGCTAAGTCGAAAAATAAGACAGATCTTTATCGGGAACTACAGAATCGGCTAAAGGAAAGTCAAAGTGCTCTTGGAGAAGCCAATGCTGATTCTGACCTCCATCACAG CGCATCCAAGAGAATAAAAGAAATGGGTCAAGTCTTGTCAAAAGCAAGAGAACAGTTGTATGACTGTAAGGTAGTGACTCAGAAGCTCAGAGCAATGCTTCAATTAGCAGATACACAGGTTAGGAGCTTAAAGAAACAGAGCACTTTCCTAAGCCAGTTGGCGGCAAAAACAATTCCCAATGGGATCCACTGCTTATCTATGCACTTAAGCATAGCTTACTATCTCCTCCCTCCAGAGAAAAGAAAGTTTCAAAGGAGTGAGAAATTGGATGATCCAAATCTTTACCATTATGCACTCTTTTCTGACAACATTTTAGCTGCATCAGTCGTTGTGAACTCAACCATCATGAATGCCAAG GAGACAGAGAAACATGTCTTCCATCTGGTTACTGATAAACTGAACTTTGGAGCCATGAACATGTGGTTTCTATTGAATCCACCTGGAAAAGCAACCATTCATGTTGAAAATGTGGATGAATTCAAATGGCTGAACTCATCATATTGTCCAGTTTTGCGGCAGCTTGAGTCTGCTGCGATGAAAGAATACTATTTCAAAGCTGGTGGTCATACAACTCTCTCTACAGGTTCTTCAAATTTAAAGTACCGGAACCCAAAATATCTTTCAATGCTAAATCATCTGAGGTTCTATCTCCCACAGGTTTATCCTAAATTGAATAAAATCTTGTTTCTGGATGATGACATTGTTGTTCAGAAGGATTTGACAGCTTTGTGGTCTATAGATCTAAAGGGAAAAGTAAATGGTGCCGTAGAGACTTGTGGCCAGAGTTTTCATCGGTTTGACAAATACCTCAACTTCTCAAACCCTCACATTTCCAGGAACTTTGATCCAAATGCTTGTGGCTGGGCCTATGGAATGAATATGTTTAATCTTAATGCttggaagaagaaagatattacTGGGATTTATCACAAGTGGCAGTCATTG AATGAGAACAGGGCTCTATGGAAACTTGGTACACTTCCTCCTGGACTTCTGACGTTCTACAATTTGACACATCCACTGGACAAGTCATGGCATGTTCTTGGGCTGGGGTATAATCCAAGCATTGATCGCTCGGAGATTGAGAATGCTGCTGTCATCCATTATAATGGGAATATGAAGCCTTGGTTGGAGGCTGCAATGACCAAGTACAGGCGTTACTGGACCAAATACATCAAATACTACCATCCATATGCCAAGATATGCAACCTTAGTCAATAG
- the LOC103702796 gene encoding polygalacturonate 4-alpha-galacturonosyltransferase-like isoform X3: protein MQHMKSIFTKEVIDIISATRHDLGPWSLDSARKNYVSSSWRIGGQDEASQNLTISDPIQAASDVAQNASRVEPENVAAAGDLLTIDKGVKDDSDGHQLLDNPVIVARRRLRERRRERRAFELVKQDDEELVKLENAAIQRSKGVNSAVLGKYSIWRKDNENENSDSTVRLMRDQMIMARVYSVIAKSKNKTDLYRELQNRLKESQSALGEANADSDLHHSASKRIKEMGQVLSKAREQLYDCKVVTQKLRAMLQLADTQVRSLKKQSTFLSQLAAKTIPNGIHCLSMHLSIAYYLLPPEKRKFQRSEKLDDPNLYHYALFSDNILAASVVVNSTIMNAKETEKHVFHLVTDKLNFGAMNMWFLLNPPGKATIHVENVDEFKWLNSSYCPVLRQLESAAMKEYYFKAGGHTTLSTGSSNLKYRNPKYLSMLNHLRFYLPQVYPKLNKILFLDDDIVVQKDLTALWSIDLKGKVNGAVETCGQSFHRFDKYLNFSNPHISRNFDPNACGWAYGMNMFNLNAWKKKDITGIYHKWQSLNENRALWKLGTLPPGLLTFYNLTHPLDKSWHVLGLGYNPSIDRSEIENAAVIHYNGNMKPWLEAAMTKYRRYWTKYIKYYHPYAKICNLSQ, encoded by the exons ATGCAACacatgaaatctatttttacaAAAGAG GTAATTGATATCATTTCTGCTACCAGACATGACTTAGGACCATGGAGTCTTGATTCGGCCAGAAAAAACTATGTGTCATCTTCATGGAGAATTGGTGGGCAGGATGAAGCTTCTCAGAATCTGACCATTTCAGAT CCGATTCAGGCAGCTTCAGATGTTGCACAAAATGCTTCCCGTGTCGAACCAGAAAATGTTGCTGCGGCTGGTGATTTGCTAACAATCGATAAAGGGGTTAAAGATGATTCTG ATGGACATCAACTTCTTGATAATCCAGTAATAGTTGCTCGACGG CGATTGAGAGAGAGAAGACGAGAAAGGAGAGCATTTGAGTTGGTTAAACAGGATGATGAAGAATTGGTGAAACTTGAAAATGCTGCCATTCAGCGCTCAAAGGGTGTAAACTCTGCAGTACTTGGAAAATATAGCATATGGAGGAAAGATAATGAGAATGAGAATTCTGATTCGACCGTAAGGTTGATGCGAGACCAAATGATCATGGCTAGGGTTTATTCAGTCATTGCTAAGTCGAAAAATAAGACAGATCTTTATCGGGAACTACAGAATCGGCTAAAGGAAAGTCAAAGTGCTCTTGGAGAAGCCAATGCTGATTCTGACCTCCATCACAG CGCATCCAAGAGAATAAAAGAAATGGGTCAAGTCTTGTCAAAAGCAAGAGAACAGTTGTATGACTGTAAGGTAGTGACTCAGAAGCTCAGAGCAATGCTTCAATTAGCAGATACACAGGTTAGGAGCTTAAAGAAACAGAGCACTTTCCTAAGCCAGTTGGCGGCAAAAACAATTCCCAATGGGATCCACTGCTTATCTATGCACTTAAGCATAGCTTACTATCTCCTCCCTCCAGAGAAAAGAAAGTTTCAAAGGAGTGAGAAATTGGATGATCCAAATCTTTACCATTATGCACTCTTTTCTGACAACATTTTAGCTGCATCAGTCGTTGTGAACTCAACCATCATGAATGCCAAG GAGACAGAGAAACATGTCTTCCATCTGGTTACTGATAAACTGAACTTTGGAGCCATGAACATGTGGTTTCTATTGAATCCACCTGGAAAAGCAACCATTCATGTTGAAAATGTGGATGAATTCAAATGGCTGAACTCATCATATTGTCCAGTTTTGCGGCAGCTTGAGTCTGCTGCGATGAAAGAATACTATTTCAAAGCTGGTGGTCATACAACTCTCTCTACAGGTTCTTCAAATTTAAAGTACCGGAACCCAAAATATCTTTCAATGCTAAATCATCTGAGGTTCTATCTCCCACAGGTTTATCCTAAATTGAATAAAATCTTGTTTCTGGATGATGACATTGTTGTTCAGAAGGATTTGACAGCTTTGTGGTCTATAGATCTAAAGGGAAAAGTAAATGGTGCCGTAGAGACTTGTGGCCAGAGTTTTCATCGGTTTGACAAATACCTCAACTTCTCAAACCCTCACATTTCCAGGAACTTTGATCCAAATGCTTGTGGCTGGGCCTATGGAATGAATATGTTTAATCTTAATGCttggaagaagaaagatattacTGGGATTTATCACAAGTGGCAGTCATTG AATGAGAACAGGGCTCTATGGAAACTTGGTACACTTCCTCCTGGACTTCTGACGTTCTACAATTTGACACATCCACTGGACAAGTCATGGCATGTTCTTGGGCTGGGGTATAATCCAAGCATTGATCGCTCGGAGATTGAGAATGCTGCTGTCATCCATTATAATGGGAATATGAAGCCTTGGTTGGAGGCTGCAATGACCAAGTACAGGCGTTACTGGACCAAATACATCAAATACTACCATCCATATGCCAAGATATGCAACCTTAGTCAATAG
- the LOC103702795 gene encoding anthocyanin synthase-like, translating into MAAKVASAAARVESLAKSGLEAIPTEYVRPESERFDLGDAFEEEKKAEEGPQIPVVDLKGFDTEDEAVRRACAEEVRRVASEWGVMHIVNHGIPLELIEKVRRVGKEFFDLPVEEKEKYANDQSSGKIAGYGSKLANNASGQLEWEDYFFHLIFPHDKADMSVWPKHPADYVEVTKEFAERLRGVASNMLVILSLGLGLEEGKLEKELGGMEDLLLQMKINYYPKCPQPDLALGVEAHTDVSSLSFILHNMVPGLQVYKDNKWVTAKCVPDSMIVHIGDTLEILSNGNYKSILHRGLVNKEKVRISWAVFCEPPKEKIVLKPLPELVTDQIPAKFPPRTFAQHIQYKLFKKSQEDVASPK; encoded by the exons atggcggCCAAGGTGGCGTCGGCGGCGGCGAGAGTGGAGAGCCTGGCAAAGAGCGGGCTGGAGGCGATCCCGACCGAGTACGTGCGCCCGGAGTCAGAGCGTTTCGACCTCGGAGACGCAttcgaggaggagaagaaggccgAGGAGGGGCCCCAGATCCCCGTGGTGGACCTCAAGGGGTTCGACACGGAGGACGAGGCGGTGCGGCGGGCGTGCGCGGAGGAGGTGCGGAGGGTGGCGTCGGAGTGGGGGGTGATGCACATAGTCAACCATGGCATCCCGCTGGAGCTCATCGAGAAGGTGAGGAGGGTGGGGAAGGAGTTCTTTGATTTGCCCgtcgaggagaaggagaagtatGCGAACGACCAGTCGTCGGGGAAGATCGCCGGTTATGGGAGCAAGCTGGCGAACAATGCGAGCGGGCAGCTGGAGTGGGAGGACTACTTCTTTCACCTCATCTTTCCCCATGACAAGGCCGACATGTCCGTCTGGCCCAAGCACCCTGCCGACTACGT TGAGGTGACAAAGGAGTTTGCCGAACGGCTAAGAGGGGTGGCGTCCAATATGCTGGTAATTCTTTCCCTGGGTCTGGGACTGGAAGAGGGGAAGCTGGAGAAGGAACTTGGCGGCATGGAGGACCTCCTTCTCCAGATGAAGATCAACTACTACCCCAAGTGCCCGCAGCCCGACCTCGCCCTCGGTGTCGAGGCTCACACCGATGTGAGCTCGCTCTCCTTCATCCTCCACAACATGGTGCCCGGGCTGCAGGTCTACAAGGACAACAAGTGGGTCACCGCCAAGTGCGTCCCGGACTCCATGATCGTGCACATCGGCGACACCCTTGAGATCCTGAGCAATGGCAACTACAAGAGCATCCTCCACCGGGGCCTCGTCAACAAGGAGAAGGTCCGGATCTCGTGGGCGGTCTTCTGCGAGCCTCCCAAGGAGAAGATCGTGCTCAAGCCACTCCCGGAGCTTGTGACCGACCAGATCCCGGCCAAGTTCCCCCCTCGCACCTTTGCTCAGCACATCCAGTACAAGCTCTTCAAGAAGTCCCAGGAGGACGTCGCCTCTCCGAAGTGA